The following coding sequences are from one Xiphias gladius isolate SHS-SW01 ecotype Sanya breed wild chromosome 14, ASM1685928v1, whole genome shotgun sequence window:
- the LOC120799242 gene encoding dipeptidyl peptidase 9-like isoform X2, whose translation MHRVKRVKLGDNKEGIWKRNAQVQVCLGFHTSYQLFLISTTSCVTVRMTAVDGLSHSTEVVEMEDVPSQFFVEKHSWEGLRDIIHCSRKYSGMIANKAPHDFQFVQKKDENGPHSHRLYYLGMPYGSRENSLLYSEIPKKIRKEALLVLSWKQMLDHFQATPHQGAYSREEELLRERKRLGAFGITSYDYHAQTGLFLFQASNSLFYCQDGGNNGFISAPVKPVEIKTQCSGTRMDPKVCPGDPDFIAFINNNDLWIANIKTGEERRLTYCHKGVDNVKEDPKSAGVATFVIQEEFDRFTGYWWSPSAVEDPNGGKTVYLLYEEVDETEVEIIHVPSPALEERKADAYRYPRTGSKNPQATLKLAEIKTDHQGRIVSAQDKELVVPFTSLFPGTEYIARVGWTSDGKYGWAVLLDRSQRKLQLVLLPPALFIPVTDDPAQRQESLEAVPSNTQPYIIYEETTDVWINVHDIFYPFIQTTEDEFTFIWVNESKTGFSHLYKITSLLQPGCYHWTEDYQHVEGDFKCAIKEEITLTSGEWEVLARHGSKIWVNEATKLVYFQGTRDTPLEHHLYMVSYDSPGDVVRLTKPGFSHSCSVSQNFDFFVSHYSNVSTPPCVHVYKLTSSEGEPLHMVPEFWASMMESPGCPGDYNPPEIFDFPGKSGFQLYGMVYKPHNLQPGRKHPTVLFVYGGPQVQLVNNSFKGMKYLRLNTLASLGYAVVVIDGRGSCQRGLEFEGALKNKMGQVEIEDQVEGLQYVAEKFNFVDLSRVAIHGWSYGGFLSLMGLIQRPNVFKLAIAGAPVTVWMAYDTGYTERYMDVPENNQQGYEEGSVALHVDKLPSEPNRLLILHGFLDENVHFFHTNFLVSQIIRAGKPYQLQVYPNERHSIRCPESGEHYEIMLLHFLQQYL comes from the exons ATGCATAGAGTCAAGAGGGTCAAACTTGGTGACAATAAAGAGGGTATCTGGAAAAG GAACGCACAAGTGCAGGTGTGTCTGGGTTTCCACACCTCTTATCAGTTGTTTCTAATTTCAACAACCAGCTGTGTGACAGTGAGGATGACGGCTGTGGACGGCCTTTCACATAGTACTGAGGTGGTGGAGATGGAGGATGTCCCATCCCAGTTCTTTGTGGAGAAACACTCTTGGGAAGGCCTTCGTGACATTATCCACTGTAGCAGGAAGTACTCGGGCATGATAGCTAACAAGGCCCCCCATGACTTCCAGTTTGTGCAGAAGAAGGATGAGAATGGACCCCATTCCCACCGGTTGTACTACCTCG GAATGCCTTATGGAAGCAGAGAAAACTCATTGCTCTACTCAGAAATCCCTAAGAAGATCCGTAAAGAGGCCCTCCTagtgttgtcatggaaacagatGCTGGATCACTTCCAG GCTACACCACATCAGGGGGCCTACTCTcgagaggaggagctgctgagAGAGCGTAAACGTTTGGGAGCATTTGGTATCACCTCCTATGACTACCATGCTCAGACAGGCCTGTTCCTCTTCCAGGCCAGCAATAGCCTCTTCTACTGTCAGGATGGAGGCAACAATGGCTTCATT TCTGCTCCTGTAAAGCCTGTGGAGATCAAGACCCAGTGCTCAGGGACCCGTATGGACCCCAAGGTCTGCCCTGGAGACCCTGACTTCATAGCCTTCATCAACAATAACGACCTGTGGATAGCCAACATTAAGACTGGCGAGGAAAGGAGACTCACTTACTGCCACAAAG GTGTGGATAATGTTAAGGAGGACCCCAAGTCTGCAGGTGTAGCAACGTTTGTCATCCAGGAAGAGTTTGACCGGTTCACTGGCTACTGGTGGAGTCCCTCAGCAGTGGAAG ACCCTAATGGAGGTAAAACAGTGTACCTTCTGTATGAAGAGGTGGATGAGACCGAAGTAGAGATTATTCACGTTCCATCTCCAGCACTGGAGGAGCGGAAAGCAGACGCATACAGATATCCTCGTACAG GTAGCAAAAATCCCCAGGCTACCCTTAAACTGGCAGAGATCAAGACAGACCATCAAGGAAGA ATTGTGAGCGCACAAGATAAAGAACTGGTCGTCCCTTTCACCTCCTTGTTTCCTGGGACAGAATACATCGCCAGAGTAGGATGGACGAGTGACGGCAAATA TGGCTGGGCAGTGCTTCTGGACCGCAGTCAGAGGAAACTACAGCTGGTCCTGCTGCCTCCTGCCCTCTTCATCCCTGTCACAGACGACCCAGCTCAGAGGCAGGAGAGTCTGGAGGCCGTGCCCAGTAACACACAGCCATACATAATCTATGAAGAGACCACTGATGTTTGGATTAAT GTTCATGATATATTCTATCCCTTTATTCAAACGACAGAAGATGAGTTTACTTTCATTTGGGTAAATGAGTCTAAAACAGGCTTCAGCCACCTGTATAAAATCACATCCCTGTTACAACCAGGATGCTACCACTGGACAGAGGACTACCAACACGTAGAGG GAGACTTCAAATGTGCAATCAAGGAGGAGATTACATTGACCAGTGGAGAATGGGAAGTGCTGGCAAGACATGGTTCCAAG ATCTGGGTGAATGAGGCAACAAAGCTGGTGTACTTCCAGGGCACCAGAGACACTCCTCTGGAGCACCACCTCTACATGGTCAGCTATGATTCACCTGGAGATGTAGTCAGACTAACCAAGCCTGGCTTTTCTCATAGCTGCTCTGTTAGTCAG aactttgacttttttgtcaGCCACTACAGTAACGTGAGTACACCCCCATGTGTTCATGTCTACAAACTGACCAGTTCAGAAGGTGAACCACTACACATGGTACCTGAGTTCTGGGCCAGCATGATGGAATCACCAG GTTGCCCGGGAGATTACAATCCACCTGAGATTTTTGACTTTCCAGGGAAGTCGGGCTTCCAGCTTTATGGGATGGTATACAAGCCTCACAACCTGCAGCCTGGCAGGAAACACCCGACTGTTCTCTTTGTGTATGGAGGCCCACAG gtgcaGCTAGTGAACAACTCCTTCAAGGGGATGAAGTACCTCCGTCTGAACACGCTGGCCTCTCTGGGCTATGCTGTGGTCGTCATTGATGGGAGGGGCTCCTGTCAGAGGGGCCTTGAATTTGAAGgagcactgaaaaacaaaatg GGTCAGGTGGAGATTGAGGACCAGGTGGAGGGGCTGCAGTATGTGGCGGAGAAATTTAACTTTGTGGACCTGAGCCGTGTTGCCATCCATGGCTGGTCCTATGGTGGCTTCCTCTCACTCATGGGCCTCATCCAGCGACCCAATGTCTTCAAG CTGGCTATTGCAGGTGCCCCAGTGACTGTGTGGATGGCCTATGACACTGGCTACACAGAGCGTTACATGGATGTGCCGGAGAACAACCAGCAGGGCTATGAGGAAGGATCTGTGGCCTTGCATGTGGACAAGTTGCCCAGCGA GCCCAATCGTTTGCTGATTCTTCACGGATTTCTAGATGAGAATGTGCATTTTTTCCACACCAATTTCTTAGTGTCACAGATAATCCGTGCTGGGAAGCCCTACCAACTTCAG GTCTACCCCAACGAGCGACACAGTATTCGCTGCCCTGAGTCTGGAGAGCACTATGAGATAATGCTGCTGCACTTTCTACAACAATACCTCTGA
- the LOC120799242 gene encoding dipeptidyl peptidase 9-like isoform X1, which produces MHRVKRVKLGDNKEGIWKRNAQVQVCLGFHTSYQLFLISTTSCVTVRMTAVDGLSHSTEVVEMEDVPSQFFVEKHSWEGLRDIIHCSRKYSGMIANKAPHDFQFVQKKDENGPHSHRLYYLGMPYGSRENSLLYSEIPKKIRKEALLVLSWKQMLDHFQATPHQGAYSREEELLRERKRLGAFGITSYDYHAQTGLFLFQASNSLFYCQDGGNNGFIQSAPVKPVEIKTQCSGTRMDPKVCPGDPDFIAFINNNDLWIANIKTGEERRLTYCHKGVDNVKEDPKSAGVATFVIQEEFDRFTGYWWSPSAVEDPNGGKTVYLLYEEVDETEVEIIHVPSPALEERKADAYRYPRTGSKNPQATLKLAEIKTDHQGRIVSAQDKELVVPFTSLFPGTEYIARVGWTSDGKYGWAVLLDRSQRKLQLVLLPPALFIPVTDDPAQRQESLEAVPSNTQPYIIYEETTDVWINVHDIFYPFIQTTEDEFTFIWVNESKTGFSHLYKITSLLQPGCYHWTEDYQHVEGDFKCAIKEEITLTSGEWEVLARHGSKIWVNEATKLVYFQGTRDTPLEHHLYMVSYDSPGDVVRLTKPGFSHSCSVSQNFDFFVSHYSNVSTPPCVHVYKLTSSEGEPLHMVPEFWASMMESPGCPGDYNPPEIFDFPGKSGFQLYGMVYKPHNLQPGRKHPTVLFVYGGPQVQLVNNSFKGMKYLRLNTLASLGYAVVVIDGRGSCQRGLEFEGALKNKMGQVEIEDQVEGLQYVAEKFNFVDLSRVAIHGWSYGGFLSLMGLIQRPNVFKLAIAGAPVTVWMAYDTGYTERYMDVPENNQQGYEEGSVALHVDKLPSEPNRLLILHGFLDENVHFFHTNFLVSQIIRAGKPYQLQVYPNERHSIRCPESGEHYEIMLLHFLQQYL; this is translated from the exons ATGCATAGAGTCAAGAGGGTCAAACTTGGTGACAATAAAGAGGGTATCTGGAAAAG GAACGCACAAGTGCAGGTGTGTCTGGGTTTCCACACCTCTTATCAGTTGTTTCTAATTTCAACAACCAGCTGTGTGACAGTGAGGATGACGGCTGTGGACGGCCTTTCACATAGTACTGAGGTGGTGGAGATGGAGGATGTCCCATCCCAGTTCTTTGTGGAGAAACACTCTTGGGAAGGCCTTCGTGACATTATCCACTGTAGCAGGAAGTACTCGGGCATGATAGCTAACAAGGCCCCCCATGACTTCCAGTTTGTGCAGAAGAAGGATGAGAATGGACCCCATTCCCACCGGTTGTACTACCTCG GAATGCCTTATGGAAGCAGAGAAAACTCATTGCTCTACTCAGAAATCCCTAAGAAGATCCGTAAAGAGGCCCTCCTagtgttgtcatggaaacagatGCTGGATCACTTCCAG GCTACACCACATCAGGGGGCCTACTCTcgagaggaggagctgctgagAGAGCGTAAACGTTTGGGAGCATTTGGTATCACCTCCTATGACTACCATGCTCAGACAGGCCTGTTCCTCTTCCAGGCCAGCAATAGCCTCTTCTACTGTCAGGATGGAGGCAACAATGGCTTCATT CAGTCTGCTCCTGTAAAGCCTGTGGAGATCAAGACCCAGTGCTCAGGGACCCGTATGGACCCCAAGGTCTGCCCTGGAGACCCTGACTTCATAGCCTTCATCAACAATAACGACCTGTGGATAGCCAACATTAAGACTGGCGAGGAAAGGAGACTCACTTACTGCCACAAAG GTGTGGATAATGTTAAGGAGGACCCCAAGTCTGCAGGTGTAGCAACGTTTGTCATCCAGGAAGAGTTTGACCGGTTCACTGGCTACTGGTGGAGTCCCTCAGCAGTGGAAG ACCCTAATGGAGGTAAAACAGTGTACCTTCTGTATGAAGAGGTGGATGAGACCGAAGTAGAGATTATTCACGTTCCATCTCCAGCACTGGAGGAGCGGAAAGCAGACGCATACAGATATCCTCGTACAG GTAGCAAAAATCCCCAGGCTACCCTTAAACTGGCAGAGATCAAGACAGACCATCAAGGAAGA ATTGTGAGCGCACAAGATAAAGAACTGGTCGTCCCTTTCACCTCCTTGTTTCCTGGGACAGAATACATCGCCAGAGTAGGATGGACGAGTGACGGCAAATA TGGCTGGGCAGTGCTTCTGGACCGCAGTCAGAGGAAACTACAGCTGGTCCTGCTGCCTCCTGCCCTCTTCATCCCTGTCACAGACGACCCAGCTCAGAGGCAGGAGAGTCTGGAGGCCGTGCCCAGTAACACACAGCCATACATAATCTATGAAGAGACCACTGATGTTTGGATTAAT GTTCATGATATATTCTATCCCTTTATTCAAACGACAGAAGATGAGTTTACTTTCATTTGGGTAAATGAGTCTAAAACAGGCTTCAGCCACCTGTATAAAATCACATCCCTGTTACAACCAGGATGCTACCACTGGACAGAGGACTACCAACACGTAGAGG GAGACTTCAAATGTGCAATCAAGGAGGAGATTACATTGACCAGTGGAGAATGGGAAGTGCTGGCAAGACATGGTTCCAAG ATCTGGGTGAATGAGGCAACAAAGCTGGTGTACTTCCAGGGCACCAGAGACACTCCTCTGGAGCACCACCTCTACATGGTCAGCTATGATTCACCTGGAGATGTAGTCAGACTAACCAAGCCTGGCTTTTCTCATAGCTGCTCTGTTAGTCAG aactttgacttttttgtcaGCCACTACAGTAACGTGAGTACACCCCCATGTGTTCATGTCTACAAACTGACCAGTTCAGAAGGTGAACCACTACACATGGTACCTGAGTTCTGGGCCAGCATGATGGAATCACCAG GTTGCCCGGGAGATTACAATCCACCTGAGATTTTTGACTTTCCAGGGAAGTCGGGCTTCCAGCTTTATGGGATGGTATACAAGCCTCACAACCTGCAGCCTGGCAGGAAACACCCGACTGTTCTCTTTGTGTATGGAGGCCCACAG gtgcaGCTAGTGAACAACTCCTTCAAGGGGATGAAGTACCTCCGTCTGAACACGCTGGCCTCTCTGGGCTATGCTGTGGTCGTCATTGATGGGAGGGGCTCCTGTCAGAGGGGCCTTGAATTTGAAGgagcactgaaaaacaaaatg GGTCAGGTGGAGATTGAGGACCAGGTGGAGGGGCTGCAGTATGTGGCGGAGAAATTTAACTTTGTGGACCTGAGCCGTGTTGCCATCCATGGCTGGTCCTATGGTGGCTTCCTCTCACTCATGGGCCTCATCCAGCGACCCAATGTCTTCAAG CTGGCTATTGCAGGTGCCCCAGTGACTGTGTGGATGGCCTATGACACTGGCTACACAGAGCGTTACATGGATGTGCCGGAGAACAACCAGCAGGGCTATGAGGAAGGATCTGTGGCCTTGCATGTGGACAAGTTGCCCAGCGA GCCCAATCGTTTGCTGATTCTTCACGGATTTCTAGATGAGAATGTGCATTTTTTCCACACCAATTTCTTAGTGTCACAGATAATCCGTGCTGGGAAGCCCTACCAACTTCAG GTCTACCCCAACGAGCGACACAGTATTCGCTGCCCTGAGTCTGGAGAGCACTATGAGATAATGCTGCTGCACTTTCTACAACAATACCTCTGA
- the LOC120799242 gene encoding dipeptidyl peptidase 9-like isoform X3 gives MHRVKRVKLGDNKEGIWKSCVTVRMTAVDGLSHSTEVVEMEDVPSQFFVEKHSWEGLRDIIHCSRKYSGMIANKAPHDFQFVQKKDENGPHSHRLYYLGMPYGSRENSLLYSEIPKKIRKEALLVLSWKQMLDHFQATPHQGAYSREEELLRERKRLGAFGITSYDYHAQTGLFLFQASNSLFYCQDGGNNGFIQSAPVKPVEIKTQCSGTRMDPKVCPGDPDFIAFINNNDLWIANIKTGEERRLTYCHKGVDNVKEDPKSAGVATFVIQEEFDRFTGYWWSPSAVEDPNGGKTVYLLYEEVDETEVEIIHVPSPALEERKADAYRYPRTGSKNPQATLKLAEIKTDHQGRIVSAQDKELVVPFTSLFPGTEYIARVGWTSDGKYGWAVLLDRSQRKLQLVLLPPALFIPVTDDPAQRQESLEAVPSNTQPYIIYEETTDVWINVHDIFYPFIQTTEDEFTFIWVNESKTGFSHLYKITSLLQPGCYHWTEDYQHVEGDFKCAIKEEITLTSGEWEVLARHGSKIWVNEATKLVYFQGTRDTPLEHHLYMVSYDSPGDVVRLTKPGFSHSCSVSQNFDFFVSHYSNVSTPPCVHVYKLTSSEGEPLHMVPEFWASMMESPGCPGDYNPPEIFDFPGKSGFQLYGMVYKPHNLQPGRKHPTVLFVYGGPQVQLVNNSFKGMKYLRLNTLASLGYAVVVIDGRGSCQRGLEFEGALKNKMGQVEIEDQVEGLQYVAEKFNFVDLSRVAIHGWSYGGFLSLMGLIQRPNVFKLAIAGAPVTVWMAYDTGYTERYMDVPENNQQGYEEGSVALHVDKLPSEPNRLLILHGFLDENVHFFHTNFLVSQIIRAGKPYQLQVYPNERHSIRCPESGEHYEIMLLHFLQQYL, from the exons ATGCATAGAGTCAAGAGGGTCAAACTTGGTGACAATAAAGAGGGTATCTGGAAAAG CTGTGTGACAGTGAGGATGACGGCTGTGGACGGCCTTTCACATAGTACTGAGGTGGTGGAGATGGAGGATGTCCCATCCCAGTTCTTTGTGGAGAAACACTCTTGGGAAGGCCTTCGTGACATTATCCACTGTAGCAGGAAGTACTCGGGCATGATAGCTAACAAGGCCCCCCATGACTTCCAGTTTGTGCAGAAGAAGGATGAGAATGGACCCCATTCCCACCGGTTGTACTACCTCG GAATGCCTTATGGAAGCAGAGAAAACTCATTGCTCTACTCAGAAATCCCTAAGAAGATCCGTAAAGAGGCCCTCCTagtgttgtcatggaaacagatGCTGGATCACTTCCAG GCTACACCACATCAGGGGGCCTACTCTcgagaggaggagctgctgagAGAGCGTAAACGTTTGGGAGCATTTGGTATCACCTCCTATGACTACCATGCTCAGACAGGCCTGTTCCTCTTCCAGGCCAGCAATAGCCTCTTCTACTGTCAGGATGGAGGCAACAATGGCTTCATT CAGTCTGCTCCTGTAAAGCCTGTGGAGATCAAGACCCAGTGCTCAGGGACCCGTATGGACCCCAAGGTCTGCCCTGGAGACCCTGACTTCATAGCCTTCATCAACAATAACGACCTGTGGATAGCCAACATTAAGACTGGCGAGGAAAGGAGACTCACTTACTGCCACAAAG GTGTGGATAATGTTAAGGAGGACCCCAAGTCTGCAGGTGTAGCAACGTTTGTCATCCAGGAAGAGTTTGACCGGTTCACTGGCTACTGGTGGAGTCCCTCAGCAGTGGAAG ACCCTAATGGAGGTAAAACAGTGTACCTTCTGTATGAAGAGGTGGATGAGACCGAAGTAGAGATTATTCACGTTCCATCTCCAGCACTGGAGGAGCGGAAAGCAGACGCATACAGATATCCTCGTACAG GTAGCAAAAATCCCCAGGCTACCCTTAAACTGGCAGAGATCAAGACAGACCATCAAGGAAGA ATTGTGAGCGCACAAGATAAAGAACTGGTCGTCCCTTTCACCTCCTTGTTTCCTGGGACAGAATACATCGCCAGAGTAGGATGGACGAGTGACGGCAAATA TGGCTGGGCAGTGCTTCTGGACCGCAGTCAGAGGAAACTACAGCTGGTCCTGCTGCCTCCTGCCCTCTTCATCCCTGTCACAGACGACCCAGCTCAGAGGCAGGAGAGTCTGGAGGCCGTGCCCAGTAACACACAGCCATACATAATCTATGAAGAGACCACTGATGTTTGGATTAAT GTTCATGATATATTCTATCCCTTTATTCAAACGACAGAAGATGAGTTTACTTTCATTTGGGTAAATGAGTCTAAAACAGGCTTCAGCCACCTGTATAAAATCACATCCCTGTTACAACCAGGATGCTACCACTGGACAGAGGACTACCAACACGTAGAGG GAGACTTCAAATGTGCAATCAAGGAGGAGATTACATTGACCAGTGGAGAATGGGAAGTGCTGGCAAGACATGGTTCCAAG ATCTGGGTGAATGAGGCAACAAAGCTGGTGTACTTCCAGGGCACCAGAGACACTCCTCTGGAGCACCACCTCTACATGGTCAGCTATGATTCACCTGGAGATGTAGTCAGACTAACCAAGCCTGGCTTTTCTCATAGCTGCTCTGTTAGTCAG aactttgacttttttgtcaGCCACTACAGTAACGTGAGTACACCCCCATGTGTTCATGTCTACAAACTGACCAGTTCAGAAGGTGAACCACTACACATGGTACCTGAGTTCTGGGCCAGCATGATGGAATCACCAG GTTGCCCGGGAGATTACAATCCACCTGAGATTTTTGACTTTCCAGGGAAGTCGGGCTTCCAGCTTTATGGGATGGTATACAAGCCTCACAACCTGCAGCCTGGCAGGAAACACCCGACTGTTCTCTTTGTGTATGGAGGCCCACAG gtgcaGCTAGTGAACAACTCCTTCAAGGGGATGAAGTACCTCCGTCTGAACACGCTGGCCTCTCTGGGCTATGCTGTGGTCGTCATTGATGGGAGGGGCTCCTGTCAGAGGGGCCTTGAATTTGAAGgagcactgaaaaacaaaatg GGTCAGGTGGAGATTGAGGACCAGGTGGAGGGGCTGCAGTATGTGGCGGAGAAATTTAACTTTGTGGACCTGAGCCGTGTTGCCATCCATGGCTGGTCCTATGGTGGCTTCCTCTCACTCATGGGCCTCATCCAGCGACCCAATGTCTTCAAG CTGGCTATTGCAGGTGCCCCAGTGACTGTGTGGATGGCCTATGACACTGGCTACACAGAGCGTTACATGGATGTGCCGGAGAACAACCAGCAGGGCTATGAGGAAGGATCTGTGGCCTTGCATGTGGACAAGTTGCCCAGCGA GCCCAATCGTTTGCTGATTCTTCACGGATTTCTAGATGAGAATGTGCATTTTTTCCACACCAATTTCTTAGTGTCACAGATAATCCGTGCTGGGAAGCCCTACCAACTTCAG GTCTACCCCAACGAGCGACACAGTATTCGCTGCCCTGAGTCTGGAGAGCACTATGAGATAATGCTGCTGCACTTTCTACAACAATACCTCTGA
- the rps15 gene encoding 40S ribosomal protein S15, translating to MADTEIKKKRTFRKFTYRGVDLDQLLDMSYEQLMQLYCARQRRRLNRGLRRKQQSLLKRLRKAKKEAPPMEKPEVVKTHLRDMVILPEMVGSMVGVYNGKTFNQVEIKPEMCGHYLGEFSITYKPVKHGRPGIGATHSSRFIPLK from the exons ATG GCGGATACTGAAATCAAGAAGAAGCGTACCTTCAGGAAGTTCACCTACAGAGGTGTGGACCTGGACCAGCTTCTGGACATGTCCTA TGAGCAGCTGATGCAGCTGTACTGCGCCCgccagaggaggaggctgaacCGTGGTCTGCGCCGTAAGCAACAGTCCCTCCTGAAACGTCTGCGCAAGGCAAAGAAGGAAGCTCCCCCCATGGAGAAACCAGAGGTGGTGAAGACCCATCTGAGGGACATGGTCATCCTGCCTGAGATGGTCGGGTCCATGGTTGGAGTGTACAATGGCAAAACCTTCAACCAGGTTGAAATCAAG cCTGAGATGTGTGGTCACTACTTGGGCGAGTTCTCCATCACCTACAAGCCAGTCAAGCACGGTCGCCCTGGTATTGGAGCCACACACTCTTCTCGTTTCATCCCTCTGAAGTAG
- the cnn2 gene encoding calponin-2, with translation MASFNKGPAYGLSAEVKNKIAQKYDPQKEEELRIWIEDITGSSIGPDFQKGLKNGVILCELINKLQPCSVKKINQSALNWHQLENLTNFIKAITTYGLKPHDIFEANDLFESGNMTQVQTTLLALASMAKTKGCQSRVDIGVKYADKQERMFDDEKMKAGQCVIGLQMGTNKCASQAGMNAYGTRRHLYDPKVQIQPPMDNTTISLQMGTNKGASQAGMTAPGTRRAIYDQKLGTDKCDNSTMSLQMGYSQGANQSGQNFGLGRQIYDAKYCPKAGEVAGDQNGAGGARDYIPDYQDEGYQGYQEEEQVYQEDGTDY, from the exons ATGGCTTCCTTTAACAAAGGTCCTGCCTACGGATTATCTGCGGAGGTCAAAAACAAG ATCGCACAGAAGTATGACCCTCAGAAAGAAGAGGAGCTGAGGATCTGGATTGAAGACATCACTGGTTCCTCCATTGGCCCCGACTTCCAGAAAGGCCTGAAGAATGGAGTCATTCTGTGCGA ACTTATCAACAAACTTCAACCATGCTCAGTGAAAAAGATCAACCAGTCGGCGCTGAACTGGCATCAG CTGGAGAACCTGACAAACTTCATCAAAGCCATCACTACATACGGCCTGAAGCCTCATGATATCTTCGAAGCCAACGACCTGTTTGAAAGTGGCAACATGACGCAGGTTCAGACAACACTGCTTGCACTGGCTAGCATG GCCAAGACCAAGGGCTGCCAGTCACGGGTGGACATCGGGGTGAAGTACGCTGACAAGCAGGAGAGGATGTTTGATGATGAGAAGATGAAGGCTGGACAGTGCGTCATTGGCCTACAG atgggGACCAACAAGTGTGCCAGTCAGGCAGGTATGAATGCATATGGTACCAGGAGACACTTATATGACCCCAAAGTTCAAATCCAGCCCCCCATGGACAACACAACCATCAGTCTGCAAATGGGAACCAACAAGGGGGCAAGCCAG GCTGGGATGACGGCTCCAGGCACAAGGCGTGCCATCTATGACCAGAAGCTGGGCACAGACAAATGTGACAACAGCACCATGTCCCTCCAGATGGGCTACAGCCAGGGAGCCAACCAGAGCGGCCAGAACTTTGGCCTGGGACGGCAGATTTATGACGCCAAGTACTGTCCTAAAGCTGGAGAAGTTGCAGGTGATCAAAATGGGGCAGGGGGCGCCCGTGACTACATCCCAGATTACCAAGACGAGGGTTACCAAGGTTACCAGGAAGAAGAGCAGGTGTACCAAGAAGACGGAACAGATTAttag